A genomic segment from Syntrophotalea acetylenivorans encodes:
- the ndk gene encoding nucleoside-diphosphate kinase translates to MEQTFAVIKPDAFAAGHAGKILARIYEAGFSVVGLKKIWLSETQAGGFYHVHQDKPFFSDLTSFMSSGPCLVMVLEAPDAILKWREMMGATDPAAAAAGTLRKDFGTSIGRNATHGSDAAETAAFEINYFFAGLELI, encoded by the coding sequence ATGGAACAAACATTTGCCGTCATTAAGCCCGATGCCTTTGCCGCCGGGCACGCCGGAAAGATTCTGGCCCGTATTTATGAAGCCGGTTTTTCCGTCGTCGGTCTGAAAAAGATTTGGCTCAGCGAGACTCAGGCCGGCGGATTTTATCATGTGCATCAAGATAAACCATTCTTTAGCGACCTGACTTCTTTCATGAGCAGCGGTCCCTGTCTGGTTATGGTGCTTGAAGCTCCTGATGCCATCCTTAAGTGGCGAGAGATGATGGGAGCCACCGATCCGGCCGCTGCTGCTGCCGGCACCCTGCGAAAGGACTTCGGTACCTCCATCGGCCGTAATGCCACCCATGGCTCTGATGCTGCTGAAACGGCCGCGTTTGAAATCAACTATTTCTTCGCTGGATTGGAACTGATCTGA
- the rlmN gene encoding 23S rRNA (adenine(2503)-C(2))-methyltransferase RlmN: MPESQLVDIKNLTQEELIEFLSGLGKERFRASQIMRWIYGRDVCSFDAMTDLAKALRQELQQRATVSSLQPEAVEESSDGTRKYLFRLDDGQSVETVRIPMEAGRATLCISTQVGCAMGCSFCHTGSFGLVRNLTTAEIVNQVCAARRDGPIQNIVLMGMGEPLDNLENVIKALKIFYLPEGLDFSPRKVTLSTAGLIPQMLDLGRRIKINLAVSLNATTDEVRDRLMPINRRYPLKELMAACRAYPLAPRQKVTFEYILIRDVNDSDQDAKRLVGLLHGIRAKINLIPYNEHPGSPLKAPTARRIEAFQTYLLSRDMIAIRRASKGQDISAACGQLKGKLDGTKSKQTSTS; this comes from the coding sequence ATGCCAGAATCACAGCTTGTCGATATAAAAAATCTCACCCAGGAAGAGTTGATCGAGTTTCTTTCCGGCCTCGGTAAAGAACGGTTCCGCGCCAGCCAGATCATGCGTTGGATCTACGGCAGAGACGTATGTTCTTTCGATGCCATGACCGACTTGGCCAAGGCGCTGCGCCAAGAATTACAGCAGCGTGCTACCGTTTCCAGTCTGCAGCCGGAGGCCGTCGAGGAAAGTAGCGACGGCACGCGTAAATACCTGTTTCGGTTGGACGACGGCCAAAGTGTGGAGACGGTACGCATCCCCATGGAAGCTGGTCGGGCCACCCTGTGTATTTCCACCCAAGTCGGTTGTGCCATGGGCTGTTCCTTTTGTCATACGGGCAGCTTCGGCCTGGTGCGCAATTTGACGACTGCTGAAATCGTCAATCAGGTCTGCGCTGCCCGACGGGACGGACCGATTCAAAATATTGTGTTGATGGGCATGGGCGAACCTCTGGATAATCTGGAAAACGTTATCAAGGCGCTGAAGATCTTCTATCTTCCGGAAGGCCTCGATTTCAGTCCGCGCAAGGTAACCCTGTCAACGGCCGGCCTGATTCCCCAGATGCTTGACCTTGGCCGGAGGATTAAAATTAACCTTGCGGTATCTCTCAATGCGACTACCGACGAGGTGAGGGATCGGCTGATGCCTATCAATCGTCGTTATCCCCTTAAAGAACTTATGGCGGCCTGTCGGGCCTATCCCCTCGCGCCGCGGCAGAAGGTCACCTTTGAGTATATTCTGATTCGCGACGTCAACGACAGCGACCAGGATGCCAAACGCCTGGTCGGTCTCCTGCACGGTATCCGGGCTAAAATCAACCTGATCCCTTATAACGAACACCCCGGTTCGCCCCTGAAGGCACCGACGGCGAGGCGTATCGAGGCCTTTCAAACCTATCTGCTCAGTCGCGATATGATCGCAATTCGGCGCGCCAGTAAGGGGCAGGATATTTCTGCGGCCTGTGGTCAGCTTAAAGGCAAGCTTGACGGCACGAAATCCAAGCAAACATCGACATCTTAA
- a CDS encoding L,D-transpeptidase, with product MALVGKHRNYLLGPDETLIELARRSGIGYLALLNANPNVDPWLPPAGTRVLLPYAFLLPQSVQKGITVNLAELRLYYLWEEGGQERIRAYPVGIGSEGWDTPEGDFTIAQHIENPSWTAPSTILAAEPGTATSIPAGPDNPLGEYWLGLSTPGYGIHGTNKPFGVGRRVSHGCLRLYPEDIRDLFPRAPKGTPVRIIYQPIKVGLQNGQLFAEIHPDQQQRISDPVAEVLRQVATLPWQGKIDMQALSKAIADRRGVPVAISQN from the coding sequence ATGGCTCTGGTGGGAAAGCACCGTAACTATCTGCTCGGCCCCGACGAAACCCTTATCGAGCTGGCGCGACGCAGCGGCATCGGTTACCTGGCCTTGCTTAATGCGAACCCGAATGTGGACCCCTGGCTGCCACCAGCCGGAACAAGGGTCCTGCTGCCCTATGCCTTTCTATTGCCCCAATCGGTTCAAAAGGGCATTACTGTCAACCTGGCCGAACTGCGCCTCTACTATCTGTGGGAAGAAGGCGGTCAAGAGCGGATCAGGGCCTATCCCGTCGGAATCGGTAGCGAAGGATGGGACACCCCGGAGGGTGACTTCACCATTGCTCAACATATTGAGAACCCTTCATGGACGGCTCCAAGCACTATTCTAGCGGCTGAGCCAGGCACCGCGACCAGCATTCCAGCGGGACCGGATAATCCCCTTGGCGAATACTGGCTGGGACTATCAACGCCAGGCTATGGCATTCACGGTACCAACAAACCCTTCGGTGTGGGACGTCGGGTCAGCCACGGCTGCCTGCGCCTTTATCCGGAGGATATTCGCGATCTCTTTCCGCGAGCTCCTAAAGGCACACCGGTGCGCATAATCTATCAGCCGATCAAGGTTGGTTTGCAAAACGGTCAGCTATTTGCTGAAATCCACCCGGATCAACAGCAGCGGATCAGCGACCCGGTCGCAGAGGTTCTCCGGCAGGTCGCCACCCTGCCCTGGCAAGGAAAGATCGATATGCAGGCTCTATCCAAGGCGATTGCTGATCGCCGAGGCGTGCCAGTCGCCATATCACAAAACTAA
- a CDS encoding tetratricopeptide repeat protein produces the protein MRFSSAVVFILCSLLVGCVEPQKDTPQQDVHYILGVSYLQEGNASRALQEFHQAYEVDAHNPDVLVGLGRAYQLKGAFSEAESFYLKALKERPDDPLIENNLGALYLDLQRPDDAIHYFGKAASNLMFASSEVSLTGLGFAHFQKLEYLEAIQAYREALVQNPRYAQAHLRLGETYYAMGKTDRAVGEFQQSLKLNGNNPFTHFQLGLAYMKLNNPTEAAQYFRNVVRLAPSSDLGEQADHYLELLQ, from the coding sequence ATGCGTTTCAGTTCGGCTGTTGTCTTTATTTTGTGTAGTTTACTGGTTGGTTGCGTTGAGCCTCAAAAAGATACCCCCCAACAGGATGTTCATTATATTCTGGGTGTTTCTTATCTGCAGGAAGGGAATGCAAGTCGAGCTCTGCAGGAGTTTCACCAGGCCTATGAAGTCGACGCCCACAACCCCGATGTATTAGTCGGCCTGGGGCGTGCTTATCAACTCAAGGGGGCTTTTTCCGAAGCGGAAAGTTTTTATCTGAAGGCCTTAAAAGAGCGCCCTGATGATCCCCTGATCGAGAATAATCTGGGAGCCTTGTATCTCGACCTTCAGCGCCCGGATGACGCTATTCATTATTTTGGCAAGGCGGCTTCCAATCTGATGTTTGCCAGCTCGGAGGTTTCTCTGACCGGTCTTGGTTTTGCTCATTTCCAGAAACTGGAATATCTCGAAGCGATCCAAGCGTACCGTGAGGCTTTGGTGCAGAATCCTCGTTATGCCCAGGCTCATTTGCGGCTTGGAGAAACCTATTATGCCATGGGAAAGACGGACCGTGCGGTGGGTGAATTTCAGCAGTCCCTGAAACTCAACGGTAACAATCCCTTTACTCATTTTCAACTCGGGCTGGCCTATATGAAATTAAATAACCCGACGGAGGCGGCCCAATATTTTCGCAATGTGGTGCGTCTGGCCCCCTCGTCGGACCTTGGGGAACAGGCGGATCACTATCTGGAACTGTTGCAATAG
- the hisG gene encoding ATP phosphoribosyltransferase: MSQSIKFGIPKGSLEKATVELFEQAGWTIRLSSRNYFPSIDDDEISCNLIRSQEMAKYVERGTIDVGIAGRDWVEENESDVVIVDNLVYSKVSRRPARWVLVVTQDSPVQRPEDLAGKTISTELVEFTRRYFAERNIPVDVEFSWGATEAKVVEGLCDAIVEVTETGSTIRANNLRIVETLMESTPVILANKKAWADPWKRQKIEQLNTLLQAALAAEKMVGLKMNVAHAQIDTIIAMLPSLNKPTVAHLYQSDWVSVETVLHEKEVRRIVPELIKAGAEGIIEYPLNKIL, from the coding sequence ATGAGCCAGTCGATAAAGTTCGGTATTCCCAAAGGGAGCTTGGAAAAAGCGACAGTCGAACTTTTCGAACAGGCCGGCTGGACTATTCGCCTTTCATCGCGTAACTATTTTCCTTCGATCGATGACGATGAGATCAGCTGTAACCTGATTCGCAGTCAGGAGATGGCCAAGTACGTCGAACGGGGCACCATTGACGTCGGAATCGCCGGACGCGACTGGGTGGAAGAGAACGAATCCGATGTCGTCATCGTCGACAACCTGGTTTATTCCAAGGTCTCCCGCCGCCCGGCCCGCTGGGTACTGGTGGTAACCCAGGATTCTCCGGTGCAACGCCCAGAGGACCTGGCCGGCAAGACCATTTCCACCGAACTGGTGGAATTTACCAGGCGCTATTTCGCCGAACGTAACATCCCTGTGGACGTGGAATTTTCCTGGGGGGCAACAGAAGCCAAGGTCGTTGAGGGACTGTGCGATGCCATCGTCGAGGTTACCGAGACCGGTTCCACTATTCGCGCCAATAACCTGCGTATCGTCGAAACCCTGATGGAGTCGACGCCGGTGATTCTGGCCAATAAGAAGGCTTGGGCCGATCCCTGGAAGCGCCAGAAGATTGAACAGCTCAACACCTTGTTGCAGGCGGCGCTGGCTGCGGAAAAGATGGTCGGCCTGAAGATGAACGTGGCCCACGCCCAAATCGATACCATTATCGCAATGCTGCCAAGCCTCAACAAGCCGACGGTGGCCCACCTTTATCAGTCGGATTGGGTTTCGGTGGAGACCGTGTTACACGAAAAAGAAGTGCGGCGCATCGTGCCTGAATTGATCAAGGCCGGGGCCGAGGGGATTATCGAATACCCTTTGAATAAGATTCTTTAG
- the hisI gene encoding phosphoribosyl-AMP cyclohydrolase → MLGIKRSCRVLTSPGGKELTLRVCRCIKNKFCFPANTAKSHGGFMIKIDFEKMGGLIPAIIQDHETNEILMCAFLDEKALNLTLETGKTWFFSRRRNKYWMKGEQSGNTQDVLEVYTDCDADTVVIKVKQNGGAACHTGNRTCFYVKWEDNQWVEHSEPLFDPDEVYKK, encoded by the coding sequence ATGCTGGGGATTAAGAGGTCTTGTCGGGTGTTGACCAGTCCCGGGGGGAAAGAGTTGACACTGCGGGTCTGCCGTTGTATTAAAAATAAGTTTTGTTTTCCAGCCAATACAGCCAAATCTCACGGAGGCTTCATGATCAAAATCGATTTTGAAAAGATGGGTGGATTGATTCCTGCCATTATTCAGGACCACGAGACCAACGAAATATTGATGTGTGCCTTTCTGGACGAGAAGGCCTTGAACCTGACCTTGGAAACAGGAAAAACCTGGTTTTTCAGCCGGCGTCGGAATAAATATTGGATGAAGGGCGAGCAGTCCGGTAACACACAGGATGTTCTGGAAGTTTACACCGACTGCGATGCCGACACGGTGGTGATCAAGGTTAAGCAGAACGGTGGCGCCGCTTGTCATACCGGTAACCGTACTTGTTTTTATGTCAAATGGGAAGATAACCAATGGGTGGAGCATTCCGAGCCGTTGTTCGATCCTGATGAGGTCTATAAAAAATGA
- the mtnP gene encoding S-methyl-5'-thioadenosine phosphorylase has protein sequence MAQAVIGVIGGSGLYEIEGLSDVKQVEIDTPFGKPSDALITGVLDGVKMVFLPRHGRGHRLLPSEVPYRANIHAMKQLGVERIISVSAVGSMREEIVPGHIVIPDQFFDRTQGKRASTFFGEGVVGHVQFADPVCGDLSAILAQAATEVGATVHQGGTYICIEGPNFSTRAESNIYRSWGVDIIGMTNLPEARLAREAEICYATVALATDYDCWFEGHDDVSVEAVLATIKQNVATARNIIKAAAGLAAATRPCACESALQYAIMTDCTQLPDATRDRLALLLDKYL, from the coding sequence ATGGCACAGGCAGTTATCGGCGTAATTGGCGGCAGCGGTCTCTATGAAATCGAAGGCTTGAGCGACGTGAAACAGGTTGAGATCGATACTCCCTTTGGCAAACCTTCCGATGCTCTGATAACCGGTGTCCTCGACGGTGTGAAAATGGTTTTCCTGCCACGCCACGGTCGTGGTCATCGCTTGTTGCCGAGCGAAGTCCCGTATCGCGCGAATATCCACGCTATGAAGCAACTGGGGGTGGAGCGTATCATCTCGGTATCGGCGGTGGGCAGCATGCGTGAAGAGATCGTTCCCGGCCATATTGTCATTCCCGATCAGTTTTTCGACCGAACCCAGGGCAAACGGGCCTCGACCTTTTTTGGCGAGGGGGTGGTCGGGCATGTGCAGTTCGCTGATCCGGTTTGTGGCGACCTGTCTGCGATTCTGGCGCAGGCTGCAACGGAGGTCGGTGCGACAGTGCACCAGGGCGGCACCTATATCTGCATCGAGGGGCCGAATTTTTCCACCCGGGCCGAGTCGAATATCTATCGTAGCTGGGGAGTGGATATTATCGGAATGACGAATTTGCCGGAAGCGCGCCTGGCCCGCGAAGCAGAGATTTGTTATGCTACCGTAGCCTTGGCCACCGACTACGACTGCTGGTTCGAGGGGCACGACGACGTTTCGGTAGAGGCGGTGCTGGCCACCATCAAACAGAATGTGGCCACGGCTCGTAATATTATCAAGGCGGCTGCAGGACTGGCTGCCGCAACACGTCCTTGTGCCTGTGAAAGCGCTCTGCAGTATGCCATCATGACCGATTGCACTCAGTTGCCCGATGCCACCCGTGATCGTTTGGCTCTGCTGTTGGATAAATACCTGTAA
- a CDS encoding response regulator transcription factor, whose product MNSSVEQPEIPLSDGVYTTSSNEEPFSVTSRQNDLQRKILIVEDEPELAVLLGHYLRNKGFVTAIAGDGLTACRMINALRPDLILLDIKIPELNGWEVCRLVRKIPDPALADIPIMMLTALSTDQDRALGLKLGADDYMTKPYSLKEIVLRANKMIGRHKSDAKQERTTPGGR is encoded by the coding sequence TTGAATTCTTCGGTTGAACAACCTGAGATTCCGTTATCTGACGGTGTCTACACGACTTCCTCTAATGAAGAACCCTTCTCTGTAACATCACGGCAGAATGACCTGCAGAGAAAAATTTTGATTGTAGAGGACGAACCGGAGCTTGCTGTTTTACTTGGACACTATTTGCGAAACAAAGGTTTCGTTACAGCCATCGCCGGTGACGGCTTGACGGCATGTCGCATGATCAACGCTTTGCGCCCAGATCTGATTCTGCTCGACATCAAGATCCCAGAACTTAATGGGTGGGAGGTCTGTCGATTGGTGCGCAAAATACCCGATCCCGCCCTGGCCGACATCCCCATCATGATGCTCACTGCCCTGTCAACAGACCAGGACCGTGCTCTGGGACTGAAACTGGGAGCCGACGACTATATGACCAAACCGTACAGCCTCAAGGAAATAGTTCTGCGAGCAAACAAAATGATCGGTCGGCACAAATCTGACGCCAAACAGGAGCGGACCACGCCTGGCGGACGGTAA